GATCTCCGACGACAGGGAATGGTACCATCGACGAGGACGGTAATTTCGAAACCAACAAGCAGAAGATCACAAGATCTCCAATGACGAATGGTGTGATCGACGAGGACGGTGATTTCGAATCAGTGGCGGACGGACGGCCTCGACGGTGGTCGCTATCACCGCCCCGCCGCTCCATCGACTGTTGCTGAAGAAATTTCCTGTGATTTATTGTGAAGATATTACATGCACTATATGCAGCTTGTTCGCAAACACAAAACGAGTTCTCACCTATGAAGAAGAATTCGACAATTATTTCCCAGCGCGTGGCAACAGCACTTTCACAAGAAGCTAAACTAATATTGAGGTCTATCTTTCGCTATTcgataaaataaagttgagataaaaacatatagaaatatacttctGCATTCTTTGATGGaaccacagaaaatatattataaccgactcattgcgatatgcgaaatacaatattacgtactgaaacaaacaaaatatttttttatcgtactttctcactgcacgtaatacaatctctccgcaatcccaaatAAAGCCTTAATCTCTGTACTTCTTACTCAAACACTTTGGCTCAGAGAGCGGCGCATTGCAAATACCTTTTTCATAATTACATAGACAACATTTAAAAGAGCCACTCTCCTCCATGGAGGATTTCATAAGAAATATTACATGTAATTTGCAGTAAAGCATTTACGGTCGCTATTGCTTGTACAAATCGATAATAGAGGACCGTGCATCGTCACTTGCACGGGTGATCAACGACGGCACCGGAACCTAACGAAAAGCTTTTAGTCAAAGTAAAACCATATTGGTCGCTTTTGTGAGACTCACATATGTTGAGAAAGTCGTGTTCACGGAACTGCATCCCACCGCCATATAGAGCCGTCCTCGCAGCAGCTGAGGATGGTGCTGTGACAAAGAAAAGTTGTAATCTTTGATAGTGTAGTCGAA
The sequence above is drawn from the Ananas comosus cultivar F153 unplaced genomic scaffold, ASM154086v1, whole genome shotgun sequence genome and encodes:
- the LOC109705217 gene encoding cyclin-P1-1-like gives rise to the protein HHNNAFFARVGGVSNAELNWLELELLFLLDFELTVTPRVYESYYFHLHKEMLASGTYKQRITRSPTTGNGTIDEDGNFETNKQKITRSPMTNGVIDEDGDFESVADGRPRRWSLSPPRRSIDCC